Proteins found in one Cobetia sp. L2A1 genomic segment:
- the astD gene encoding succinylglutamate-semialdehyde dehydrogenase: MTDTTSTSATLAVRQQLYIGGEWLPGKAASFAKADPVSHAPLWEAQAASADQVEHAVAAARQAFPAWAKLGFEARLVVVERFREQLEQHREALATSIASETGKPFWEARTEVGAMMAKIAISVKAYHERTGERSKDVAGTQAVLRHRPHGVMAVFGPYNFPGHLPNGHMVPALLAGNTCVFKPSELTPATADLTLQCWEAAGLPAGVINLVQGAAEVGQALSQSEGIDGLLFTGSAKVGKLLHRQFAGQVGKLLALELGGNNPLVVRDVQDEAAVVLAIIQSAFASGGQRCTCARRLMVPVGEVGDRLIEALATALRELRVGGQFDEDTPFYGGLASVAAADGLLKAQSDLEALGGNVIVRMQRVAEGTSLLSPALIDVTGLTLEDEEFFGPLLKVHRYQDWDEALALANDTRYGLSAGLIGGERADWDDFLLRIRAGIVNWNRQTTGASGDAPFGGIGDSGNHRPSAYYAADYVSYPVASMEADSLVLPDTLPAGIRL; encoded by the coding sequence ATGACCGATACGACTTCGACTTCTGCCACGCTCGCTGTGCGTCAGCAGCTTTACATCGGTGGTGAGTGGCTGCCGGGTAAAGCGGCTTCCTTTGCCAAGGCTGACCCTGTCTCTCACGCACCGTTGTGGGAAGCACAGGCTGCCAGTGCAGACCAGGTCGAGCATGCTGTCGCAGCCGCGCGGCAGGCATTCCCTGCGTGGGCGAAGCTCGGCTTTGAGGCACGACTGGTCGTGGTGGAGCGCTTCCGCGAGCAGCTGGAGCAACACCGTGAAGCCCTGGCGACCAGCATTGCCAGCGAGACGGGCAAACCGTTCTGGGAAGCGCGCACCGAAGTCGGCGCAATGATGGCCAAGATCGCGATTTCGGTGAAGGCCTATCACGAGCGTACCGGCGAGCGTAGCAAGGATGTCGCTGGCACCCAGGCGGTGCTGCGCCATCGTCCGCATGGCGTGATGGCGGTCTTCGGCCCCTACAACTTCCCGGGCCATCTGCCCAACGGGCATATGGTGCCTGCGCTGCTGGCGGGCAATACCTGCGTGTTCAAACCCTCTGAACTGACCCCAGCCACCGCTGATCTCACCCTGCAATGCTGGGAGGCCGCCGGCTTGCCGGCAGGCGTGATCAATCTGGTGCAGGGCGCGGCAGAGGTAGGCCAGGCGCTGTCCCAGTCCGAAGGCATCGATGGACTGTTGTTCACCGGCAGCGCCAAGGTCGGCAAGTTACTGCATCGTCAGTTTGCGGGTCAGGTCGGCAAGTTGTTGGCGCTTGAGCTGGGCGGTAACAACCCGTTGGTGGTGCGCGACGTGCAGGATGAAGCGGCAGTCGTGCTTGCCATCATCCAATCGGCATTTGCCTCCGGTGGCCAACGCTGTACCTGTGCGCGCCGTCTGATGGTGCCGGTGGGTGAGGTCGGTGATCGTCTCATCGAGGCCCTGGCCACGGCCCTGCGCGAGCTGCGCGTGGGCGGTCAGTTTGATGAAGACACCCCGTTCTACGGTGGTTTGGCCAGCGTGGCGGCCGCTGATGGTTTGCTCAAGGCCCAGAGTGATCTTGAAGCGCTGGGTGGCAATGTCATCGTGCGCATGCAGCGTGTGGCGGAGGGCACCAGCCTGCTCAGCCCAGCGCTTATCGATGTCACTGGCCTGACACTTGAGGATGAAGAATTCTTCGGTCCGCTACTCAAGGTGCATCGTTATCAGGATTGGGATGAAGCTCTCGCATTGGCCAACGATACCCGCTACGGCCTGTCGGCGGGGCTGATCGGGGGTGAGCGTGCTGACTGGGATGACTTCCTGCTGCGTATCCGCGCGGGCATCGTCAACTGGAACCGTCAGACCACCGGCGCCTCCGGTGATGCTCCCTTCGGTGGTATCGGCGATAGCGGCAATCATCGTCCCAGCGCCTATTACGCGGCCGACTACGTCAGCTATCCGGTTGCCTCCATGGAAGCGGATAGTCTGGTGCTGCCGGATACGTTGCCCGCCGGTATTCGTCTGTGA
- the astA gene encoding arginine N-succinyltransferase produces the protein MRIRPIARHDIEGLKVLARETGVGFTSLPDNHEFLIAKIERTLAAFEAREKSEDRLYFFVLEDDSDGSIAGCCAIEACVGSDAPFYHYRLGSLAHSSVQLNLHRTLDTLTLCSDHTGNAEVCSLFLREDWRRDRNGALLSKVRWLFMAQFREVFPNKVLAEMRGVFTPEGRSPFWECLGSHFFPMDFEEADRLTGMGQKSFIGELMPKFPIYTPFLSEPARAAIGQVHEHTRPAVAMLKKEGLRWEGYVDIFDGGPTVEAYIDDVRAVRDSQLARVELIEGNAPATERPSIMASTTSMADFRASWISHGVTQDDDGECHVRLHRDEAGRLAVAAGDYLRVLAG, from the coding sequence ATGCGTATTCGTCCGATTGCCCGACACGATATTGAAGGGCTGAAGGTATTGGCGCGCGAAACTGGCGTCGGTTTCACCTCGCTTCCCGACAATCATGAATTTCTGATCGCCAAGATAGAACGCACGCTGGCGGCCTTCGAGGCCCGCGAAAAGTCCGAAGACCGACTTTACTTCTTCGTGCTGGAAGACGACAGCGACGGCAGTATCGCCGGGTGTTGCGCCATCGAAGCCTGTGTCGGCAGCGATGCACCGTTCTATCACTACCGGCTGGGGTCATTGGCGCACTCCTCGGTGCAGCTGAATCTCCATCGCACCCTGGACACCCTGACGTTGTGTTCGGACCACACTGGTAACGCTGAAGTCTGCTCGCTGTTTCTGCGTGAAGACTGGCGACGTGATCGCAATGGTGCGCTGCTTTCCAAGGTGCGCTGGTTGTTCATGGCTCAGTTTCGTGAGGTATTTCCGAACAAGGTGCTGGCCGAGATGCGTGGCGTATTTACCCCCGAAGGGCGTAGTCCTTTCTGGGAGTGCCTGGGCAGCCACTTCTTCCCGATGGATTTCGAAGAGGCCGATCGCCTCACCGGCATGGGCCAGAAGAGCTTCATCGGCGAGCTGATGCCCAAGTTTCCCATCTACACGCCGTTCCTGTCCGAGCCTGCTCGCGCTGCCATCGGCCAGGTGCACGAGCACACTCGGCCGGCAGTGGCGATGCTCAAGAAGGAAGGGCTGCGCTGGGAAGGTTACGTCGACATCTTCGATGGCGGGCCGACAGTGGAAGCCTATATCGATGATGTGCGCGCCGTGCGTGACAGTCAGCTGGCCCGCGTCGAGCTGATAGAAGGCAATGCCCCCGCAACTGAACGGCCCTCCATCATGGCGTCCACTACCTCAATGGCGGACTTCCGCGCCAGCTGGATCAGCCATGGTGTCACGCAGGATGACGATGGCGAATGCCATGTTCGCCTCCATCGTGATGAAGCTGGGCGGCTAGCGGTTGCCGCGGGAGATTACCTGCGCGTGCTGGCCGGCTGA
- a CDS encoding arginine N-succinyltransferase → MLVVRPAESRDLLALERLAATATPRLTNLPPHRDRLEERITRSQRSLRAEIDFPGDETYCFVLEDLETQEVVGTASLRAEAGAREAYYTYRQETLIHASQQLNVRHEVQTLALSHEVSDATLLCALSLDARYRETDADSLLRRARLMFIAQYPERFASELAVAFPGYLEMRDGCQISPFWDSVGQHFFDRDFNEINQMAGIRSKSFIAEVMPPFPLYLPLLTPQARAAIGRENQRHEYAMQEMLAEGFSRSRHVDIFDAGPLLLAERERLHTFANCGWHPVRIRPAESLPDAVPAMVANQHLGGFRCVLARYALTPTGQLMLTPEQAEILGVEEGRAVLAVPMPLPAVDEGEL, encoded by the coding sequence ATGCTGGTCGTGCGTCCTGCCGAGAGTCGCGATCTGCTTGCACTTGAGCGGCTCGCGGCGACGGCAACGCCACGACTGACCAATCTGCCGCCACATCGTGATCGTCTTGAGGAGCGCATTACGCGCTCCCAGCGCAGTCTACGTGCCGAGATCGATTTCCCGGGTGATGAAACCTACTGTTTCGTGTTGGAAGATCTTGAAACGCAAGAAGTGGTAGGCACTGCCTCTCTGCGCGCCGAGGCAGGCGCGCGCGAGGCTTATTACACCTACCGCCAGGAAACGCTGATTCACGCCTCCCAGCAGCTCAATGTCCGCCATGAAGTGCAGACACTGGCACTGTCTCATGAGGTCTCGGACGCGACGCTGCTGTGTGCCTTGTCGCTGGATGCCCGCTATCGCGAGACAGATGCCGACAGCTTGCTGCGACGTGCGCGCTTGATGTTCATCGCTCAGTATCCCGAGCGTTTCGCCAGTGAGCTGGCGGTGGCTTTTCCGGGCTATCTGGAAATGCGTGACGGGTGTCAGATCAGTCCGTTCTGGGATAGCGTTGGCCAGCATTTCTTTGATCGTGATTTCAATGAAATCAATCAGATGGCAGGCATACGCTCCAAGAGTTTCATTGCCGAGGTGATGCCACCGTTTCCGCTCTATCTGCCGTTGCTCACGCCGCAGGCGCGCGCCGCCATCGGGCGTGAGAACCAGCGCCACGAATATGCCATGCAAGAGATGCTGGCGGAGGGCTTCTCGCGCTCACGCCATGTCGACATCTTTGATGCCGGACCCTTGCTGCTGGCTGAACGTGAACGCCTGCACACCTTCGCGAATTGTGGTTGGCATCCAGTGCGTATCCGTCCTGCAGAAAGCTTGCCGGATGCGGTGCCAGCGATGGTTGCCAATCAGCACTTGGGCGGGTTCCGTTGCGTACTGGCGCGTTATGCACTGACGCCGACAGGGCAGCTGATGCTGACGCCAGAGCAGGCCGAAATACTGGGTGTGGAAGAAGGGCGTGCCGTCTTGGCAGTGCCGATGCCGTTGCCGGCTGTCGACGAAGGAGAGCTGTGA
- a CDS encoding aspartate aminotransferase family protein, with product MTQLTRADFDHAMVPNYAPQAAIPVRGEGSRLWDQEGREYIDFAGGIAVTSLGHCHPALVKALKDQADKVWHLSNVYTNEPALALAKALTERTFADKVYFCSSGGEANEAALKLARRFAYNEHGEKKDKIISFRQSFHGRTFFTVSVGGQPKYSQGFGPIPGGILHAEFNNLDSVRELMDDDTCAIIVEPLQGEGGIIPGDQSFLEGLRELCDQHDALLIFDEVQSGAGRTGRLYAYEHFGVVPDILTTAKGIGGGFPLGAMLTTDRIAPAMAIGTHGSTYGGNPLACAVGLAALETIDTPEVLAGVAYRHELLRKGLEAIGNHHGVFKEVRGMGLLIGAEMAPGYAGRAKDILNLAMAEGLMVLIAGPDVLRLAPSLVISEDEIQSGLDKLELAVANFVSGTASA from the coding sequence ATGACCCAGCTGACCCGTGCCGATTTCGATCATGCCATGGTGCCTAACTACGCACCCCAGGCTGCCATTCCGGTGCGCGGTGAGGGTAGCCGTCTGTGGGATCAGGAGGGTCGTGAGTACATCGATTTCGCGGGCGGTATCGCTGTCACCTCTCTGGGCCACTGCCACCCGGCATTGGTCAAGGCGCTGAAGGATCAGGCCGACAAGGTCTGGCACCTGTCCAATGTCTATACCAATGAGCCTGCGCTGGCGCTGGCCAAGGCGCTGACCGAGCGCACCTTCGCCGACAAGGTCTACTTCTGCTCCTCCGGTGGGGAAGCCAACGAAGCTGCCCTGAAGCTGGCCCGTCGCTTCGCCTACAACGAGCATGGCGAGAAGAAGGACAAGATCATCTCCTTCCGTCAGTCTTTTCATGGTCGCACCTTCTTCACCGTCAGCGTCGGCGGACAGCCCAAGTACTCTCAGGGCTTCGGTCCGATCCCGGGGGGCATCCTGCACGCGGAATTCAACAACCTCGACTCCGTGCGTGAGCTGATGGACGACGATACCTGCGCCATCATCGTCGAGCCGCTGCAGGGTGAGGGCGGCATCATTCCAGGGGATCAATCCTTCCTTGAGGGCCTGCGTGAACTGTGTGACCAGCACGATGCCTTGTTGATCTTTGATGAAGTGCAGAGTGGTGCCGGTCGTACTGGCCGTCTCTACGCTTATGAGCACTTTGGCGTGGTGCCGGACATCCTGACCACTGCCAAGGGCATCGGTGGCGGCTTCCCGTTGGGCGCAATGCTGACGACTGACCGTATCGCGCCGGCGATGGCCATCGGTACGCACGGTTCCACCTATGGCGGCAACCCGCTGGCCTGTGCCGTCGGTCTCGCGGCGCTGGAAACCATCGACACCCCCGAAGTGCTCGCCGGTGTTGCGTATCGTCACGAGCTGCTGCGCAAGGGACTTGAAGCCATCGGCAATCATCACGGCGTTTTCAAGGAAGTGCGCGGCATGGGCTTGCTGATCGGTGCCGAGATGGCGCCAGGCTATGCAGGGCGCGCCAAGGACATCCTGAATCTGGCGATGGCGGAAGGCCTGATGGTGCTGATCGCCGGTCCTGACGTGTTGCGTCTCGCACCGTCACTGGTGATCAGTGAAGACGAGATCCAGAGTGGGCTCGATAAACTCGAACTCGCCGTGGCGAACTTTGTCTCTGGCACTGCATCGGCATGA
- a CDS encoding GlxA family transcriptional regulator has protein sequence MPVDALVSPKAQQRQIGFVLLPGFSLLSQACALEPLQVANQLAGQTLYRAVTFGIDGRGVTSAAGLSLAPDSLVASDARHLDTLFVCGGQPVGEGGLPVMATDPTLLTWLKRLAERGVTLGGISTGTRELARAGLLDGYRVTVHWQRSESFRRDFPQVRVSHQLYELDRDRLSCGGGTAAMDMMMTLIAQHHGRKLAEKVSEHFVCERIRLADEPQHVPLKNRFAHAPQPLVEAVTLMEANIEEPLTTHEIGEHLGISRRQLERLFKKHLQSVPSRYYLDLRLARSRQLLRESDQPIGEIALATGFSSAAHFSTAFRNHFGRSPRDERLIQHG, from the coding sequence ATGCCTGTGGATGCACTGGTTTCTCCCAAGGCGCAGCAGCGCCAGATTGGCTTTGTCCTGCTGCCCGGCTTTTCATTACTGTCTCAGGCCTGTGCGCTGGAGCCTCTGCAGGTGGCTAATCAGCTTGCAGGGCAGACGCTCTATCGCGCCGTCACCTTTGGCATCGACGGGCGCGGCGTTACCTCGGCGGCTGGGCTCTCGTTAGCGCCTGATAGTCTGGTAGCTAGCGATGCCCGCCATCTGGACACGTTATTTGTGTGTGGTGGTCAGCCAGTCGGTGAAGGCGGACTGCCAGTGATGGCCACTGATCCCACTCTCTTGACATGGCTGAAGCGACTCGCTGAACGCGGTGTGACATTGGGGGGGATCTCTACCGGCACGCGGGAGCTGGCGCGCGCCGGCCTGCTCGATGGTTATCGCGTTACTGTGCACTGGCAGCGTTCAGAGTCCTTTCGGCGTGATTTCCCACAGGTACGGGTATCTCATCAGCTTTATGAGCTGGACCGGGACCGCCTGAGCTGTGGTGGCGGTACCGCGGCGATGGACATGATGATGACGTTGATCGCGCAGCATCACGGCCGCAAGCTGGCCGAGAAGGTATCGGAGCACTTCGTCTGTGAGCGTATTCGCCTGGCCGATGAGCCACAGCATGTGCCGCTCAAGAACCGCTTTGCTCACGCGCCGCAGCCGTTGGTCGAGGCCGTCACGCTGATGGAAGCCAATATCGAGGAGCCGCTTACCACGCACGAGATCGGCGAGCATCTCGGTATCTCGCGGCGTCAGCTGGAGCGGCTGTTCAAGAAGCACCTGCAGTCCGTACCCAGTCGCTACTATCTCGACCTGCGCCTTGCACGTTCGCGTCAGCTATTGCGTGAGAGCGATCAGCCGATTGGTGAGATCGCGCTGGCGACGGGTTTCTCCAGCGCCGCCCATTTCTCCACTGCCTTCCGCAATCATTTCGGGCGCAGCCCCCGCGACGAACGTCTCATTCAGCACGGCTGA